Proteins encoded in a region of the Sphingomonas sp. OV641 genome:
- a CDS encoding mechanosensitive ion channel family protein translates to MTAKNSAAPLPKISSDDVQQQISAFWNSSVEWFSAHWLQIAIALAIGTTIALALLWLRGLGPRLARRSHTGMGWSAVFGRAIARTSTFFIVMVAAQLVTGYADPPAIVAKTINFLFTLAAVFQAATWARELILGAIEHRTRAENYSGEALMNAMGLIRLLVTIAVFAIALVVVLDNLGVNVTGLVAGLGVGGIAIGLAAQGIFADLFAALAIIFDRPFRRGDAITYDASSGTVEEIGLKSTRIRGINGEQRIISNRNLLDKEIINNTQRERRRTKLPIGVAYETDRDVLNRLPEILKEEVEQNGQVFVRAGFVAFGASSVDFELEFDTPAADYQTAYDARHAVGLAIYRRFDAEGVSIPYPTQTTYTAAPDGELIMPYPDVQAVHEVSPQAAQRR, encoded by the coding sequence ATGACAGCCAAGAACAGCGCGGCACCATTGCCGAAAATCTCTTCCGACGACGTTCAACAGCAGATCTCCGCATTCTGGAATTCCAGTGTCGAGTGGTTCAGCGCGCACTGGCTGCAGATCGCGATCGCCCTGGCGATCGGCACCACCATCGCGCTCGCTCTCCTGTGGCTTCGCGGCCTGGGCCCCCGGCTGGCCCGTCGATCGCACACGGGCATGGGCTGGTCGGCCGTGTTCGGGCGTGCGATCGCGCGCACCAGCACCTTCTTCATCGTGATGGTCGCCGCGCAGCTGGTAACTGGTTATGCCGATCCGCCTGCCATCGTGGCGAAAACGATCAACTTCCTCTTCACACTGGCGGCGGTGTTCCAGGCGGCGACCTGGGCACGTGAGCTGATCCTTGGCGCGATCGAGCATCGCACCCGTGCCGAGAATTATTCCGGCGAAGCGCTGATGAACGCCATGGGTCTCATTCGCCTGCTGGTCACCATCGCCGTGTTCGCGATTGCACTGGTCGTCGTGCTGGACAACCTGGGCGTGAACGTCACGGGCCTAGTCGCTGGCCTTGGCGTCGGCGGCATTGCCATTGGTCTGGCGGCGCAAGGCATCTTCGCCGATCTGTTCGCCGCGCTGGCGATCATCTTTGATCGACCGTTCCGTCGCGGCGATGCGATCACTTACGATGCAAGCTCCGGCACCGTCGAGGAAATCGGCCTCAAGTCCACCCGTATCCGGGGGATCAACGGGGAGCAGCGGATCATTTCGAACCGCAACCTCCTCGACAAGGAGATCATCAACAACACGCAGCGGGAACGTCGGCGGACCAAGCTGCCCATCGGCGTGGCTTATGAAACCGATCGCGACGTGCTGAACCGGCTTCCGGAGATATTGAAGGAAGAGGTTGAGCAGAACGGCCAGGTGTTCGTGCGCGCCGGCTTTGTCGCCTTTGGTGCGTCGTCGGTCGACTTTGAACTCGAATTCGATACGCCGGCGGCGGACTATCAGACCGCTTATGATGCGCGGCATGCCGTTGGCCTCGCCATTTACCGCCGCTTCGATGCGGAAGGGGTATCAATCCCCTATCCCACGCAGACGACCTACACCGCCGCGCCCGATGGTGAGCTCATCATGCCCTATCCTGACGTGCAGGCGGTGCATGAAGTGTCGCCCCAGGCAGCGCAGCGGCGCTGA
- a CDS encoding oxidoreductase family protein encodes MARDLEATAVDAAWLTKRLRGAGVLREANVTAVSATPVGVGMLGDSIRFEVSYDADEGAPGSFVGKFASADPTSRQTGAGFGLYEREVGFYREVAHTVAIRSPGCVSAEHDPSDGAFALLLEDLTPARPGNQLTGCDIADAERAMEQAAALHGPRWNDASLRDHAFLNVSGAREFVIQVFPDCLAEFHRRYDGVLEPEYMAVCDRYGALMASAPVQEPTSFTLTHGDFRLDNMLFDARGGEVPLAVLDWQSPAIGLGAVDVAYFMGLAISIEDRRQHERHLLEYYLECLRGYGVRDYDYDALYRDYRLTLLSGVSTAVFASASTKRTERGDAMFLAMARGGCAQAIDCDALALMG; translated from the coding sequence ATGGCGCGCGATCTGGAGGCGACGGCAGTCGATGCGGCGTGGCTGACCAAGCGGCTGCGCGGCGCCGGCGTGCTGCGCGAGGCGAACGTGACGGCGGTCAGCGCGACCCCGGTGGGCGTGGGAATGTTGGGCGATTCGATCCGGTTCGAAGTGAGCTATGACGCGGACGAGGGCGCGCCGGGATCGTTCGTTGGCAAGTTCGCCAGCGCGGATCCGACCAGCCGACAGACCGGTGCAGGCTTCGGTCTGTACGAGCGCGAGGTCGGTTTCTATCGCGAAGTGGCGCATACCGTTGCGATCCGCTCGCCCGGGTGCGTCTCGGCCGAGCATGATCCGTCCGACGGCGCCTTCGCGCTGCTGCTGGAAGATCTGACGCCAGCGCGGCCGGGCAATCAGCTGACCGGATGCGACATCGCCGATGCCGAGCGCGCGATGGAGCAGGCGGCGGCGCTGCACGGACCGCGCTGGAACGACGCCAGCCTGCGCGACCATGCGTTCCTGAATGTCAGCGGCGCGCGCGAGTTCGTGATCCAGGTCTTCCCCGATTGTCTGGCCGAGTTCCACCGCCGCTATGACGGCGTGCTGGAGCCCGAATATATGGCGGTTTGCGATCGCTATGGCGCTCTTATGGCGAGCGCGCCGGTGCAGGAGCCGACCAGCTTCACGCTGACGCACGGCGATTTCCGGCTCGACAACATGCTGTTCGACGCGCGCGGGGGCGAGGTGCCGCTGGCCGTGCTCGACTGGCAATCGCCGGCAATCGGGTTAGGCGCGGTGGACGTCGCCTATTTCATGGGACTGGCGATCTCGATCGAAGATCGGCGGCAGCATGAGCGGCATTTGCTGGAATATTATCTGGAATGCCTGCGCGGCTATGGCGTGCGGGATTATGACTATGACGCGCTGTACCGCGATTACCGGCTGACCTTGCTGTCGGGCGTGTCGACCGCGGTGTTCGCCTCGGCCTCAACCAAGCGGACCGAGCGTGGGGACGCGATGTTCCTGGCGATGGCGCGCGGCGGATGCGCGCAGGCAATCGATTGCGATGCACTGGCGCTGATGGGGTGA
- a CDS encoding NAD(P)/FAD-dependent oxidoreductase — MAERKRACIIGAGCSGFTTAKRLKDEGISFDCFEMSDDVGGNWYYKNPNGKSACYQSLHIDTSKWRLAFEDYPVPANWPDFPSHAQLWQYFRDYVDHFGLRPLITFNTEVKRAERLAGGGWLITLSTGETREYETLFVCNGHHWDPNVPSYPGTFDNPHYHVHSYRDPYDPVDLRGKNVVVVGMGNSAMDVASELSQRHLAKNLWVSARRGVWVLPKMAGGKPMDKSAMPTWIPRKIGKALARRAVKKLVGRMEDYGLPKPDHEPLDAHPSVSGEFLTRASCGDIKFKPNIKALEGTRVRFEDDSVEAVDAIIYATGYKISFPFFDDPRLLPDTQNRFPLFKRMVIPGIDDLFFMGLAQPLPTLVNFAEQQSKLVAGFMTGRYALPSVDEMQRITKEDEDRELGDYYKSQRHTIQVDFARYVADLHKEVAKGERRAQAQTGRQAA; from the coding sequence ATGGCGGAGAGGAAACGCGCCTGCATCATCGGGGCGGGCTGCTCGGGCTTCACAACCGCAAAGCGGCTGAAGGATGAAGGCATCTCGTTCGATTGCTTCGAGATGTCGGACGATGTCGGCGGAAACTGGTACTATAAAAACCCGAACGGCAAGTCGGCTTGTTACCAATCGCTGCATATCGACACGTCCAAGTGGCGGCTGGCGTTCGAGGATTATCCCGTCCCCGCGAACTGGCCCGACTTTCCCAGCCACGCGCAGCTCTGGCAGTATTTTCGCGATTACGTCGACCATTTCGGGCTGCGCCCGCTGATCACCTTCAACACCGAGGTGAAAAGGGCGGAGCGTCTGGCGGGCGGCGGATGGCTCATCACGCTGTCGACTGGCGAGACGCGCGAATATGAGACGCTGTTCGTCTGCAACGGTCACCATTGGGATCCCAATGTGCCAAGCTACCCCGGCACGTTCGACAACCCGCATTATCATGTTCACAGCTATCGCGATCCGTACGATCCCGTGGATCTCCGAGGCAAGAACGTGGTGGTTGTCGGCATGGGCAATTCCGCCATGGATGTTGCCAGCGAGCTGTCGCAGCGGCACCTGGCGAAGAACTTGTGGGTTTCTGCCCGGCGGGGCGTGTGGGTGCTGCCCAAGATGGCGGGGGGCAAGCCGATGGACAAATCGGCGATGCCAACCTGGATTCCGCGAAAGATCGGCAAGGCGCTGGCGCGGCGGGCGGTGAAGAAGCTGGTCGGACGAATGGAAGATTACGGTCTGCCCAAGCCGGACCATGAGCCGCTTGACGCCCACCCCAGCGTCTCCGGCGAGTTTCTTACGCGGGCAAGCTGCGGCGACATCAAGTTCAAGCCTAACATCAAGGCGCTGGAGGGAACGCGCGTCCGCTTCGAGGATGACAGTGTCGAGGCGGTCGACGCGATCATCTATGCCACCGGGTACAAGATCAGCTTTCCCTTCTTCGACGATCCCAGGTTGCTGCCCGACACGCAAAATCGCTTCCCGTTGTTCAAGCGGATGGTGATCCCAGGGATCGATGACTTGTTCTTCATGGGGCTGGCCCAGCCGTTGCCGACGCTGGTCAATTTCGCGGAGCAGCAGTCCAAGCTGGTCGCCGGGTTCATGACCGGTCGCTACGCGCTGCCGTCAGTCGATGAAATGCAGCGGATCACGAAGGAGGACGAGGACCGCGAACTGGGCGACTATTACAAGTCGCAGCGGCATACGATCCAGGTCGATTTCGCGCGCTATGTCGCGGATCTGCACAAGGAGGTCGCCAAGGGCGAGCGCCGCGCCCAGGCACAGACTGGAAGGCAGGCGGCGTGA
- a CDS encoding type 1 glutamine amidotransferase domain-containing protein, whose amino-acid sequence MTDLSHARVLIIATDGFEDAELFEPRQALLDAGAQVALASIKTDPIQGVKGDTDPTRTITPDLTLDQVDTEDFDALLLPGGVGNPDKMRMEDRAVAIVGEFMDDDKIVAAICHAPWLLVEADVVDGRRVTSWPSVRTDLENAGGEVVDEEVVIDQNLITSRKPDDIPAFSRALIAALEDELAG is encoded by the coding sequence ATGACCGATCTGTCCCACGCCCGCGTGCTCATCATTGCCACTGACGGATTTGAAGATGCCGAGCTGTTCGAGCCCCGTCAGGCGCTGCTCGACGCGGGCGCACAGGTGGCCTTGGCCTCGATCAAGACCGATCCGATCCAGGGTGTGAAAGGTGATACCGATCCGACGCGGACGATCACCCCGGACCTTACGTTGGATCAGGTGGACACCGAGGATTTCGACGCATTGCTGCTGCCGGGCGGGGTCGGCAACCCCGACAAGATGCGCATGGAGGATCGCGCCGTGGCGATCGTCGGGGAGTTCATGGACGACGACAAGATCGTGGCCGCCATCTGCCATGCGCCCTGGCTGCTGGTGGAGGCGGATGTGGTGGACGGCCGCCGCGTGACGAGCTGGCCGTCCGTGCGCACCGATCTGGAGAATGCCGGCGGGGAAGTGGTGGATGAGGAAGTCGTGATCGACCAAAACCTCATCACCAGCCGCAAGCCGGACGACATTCCCGCGTTCAGCCGCGCGCTGATTGCGGCGCTGGAGGACGAACTCGCCGGTTGA
- a CDS encoding SDR family NAD(P)-dependent oxidoreductase, with protein sequence MAEPHPLFDLTGKVALITGGSRGLGREMALAFADAGADVIVSSRKAEACEAVVAEVQAKGRRAAAIPAHAGKWDEMDRLADAAWETFGRLDILVANAGMGPLVPSHEVSEALFDSVVGLNFKGPFRLMANVAHRMAQPESNGGEGGAILATSSIASLRPTPMVVPYAGAKAALNAMVSSMAREYGPKVRVNAIAAGPFLTDISKAWTDEAREKTDSASGRPGRPEEIVTSALYLASPASSFVTGTVIRCDGGC encoded by the coding sequence ATGGCGGAACCGCACCCCTTGTTCGATCTGACGGGCAAGGTCGCGCTGATCACCGGGGGCTCGCGCGGGCTCGGTCGAGAGATGGCGCTGGCCTTCGCGGATGCGGGCGCGGACGTGATCGTGTCTAGCCGCAAGGCCGAAGCGTGCGAGGCGGTGGTCGCCGAGGTGCAGGCGAAGGGCCGCCGCGCCGCCGCCATCCCGGCGCATGCGGGCAAGTGGGATGAGATGGATCGGCTGGCCGATGCGGCATGGGAGACGTTCGGTCGGCTCGATATCCTGGTCGCCAATGCCGGCATGGGGCCGCTGGTGCCCAGCCATGAAGTCTCAGAGGCATTGTTCGACAGCGTGGTCGGGCTGAACTTCAAAGGGCCGTTCCGGCTGATGGCCAATGTGGCGCATCGGATGGCCCAACCAGAATCGAACGGCGGCGAAGGCGGAGCGATCCTCGCGACTTCCTCCATTGCCTCGCTGCGGCCCACGCCGATGGTGGTGCCCTATGCCGGGGCGAAGGCGGCGCTGAATGCGATGGTGTCCAGCATGGCGCGTGAATACGGGCCGAAGGTGCGCGTCAATGCGATTGCCGCCGGGCCGTTCCTGACCGACATTTCGAAGGCGTGGACCGATGAGGCGCGCGAGAAGACCGACAGCGCCTCGGGCCGGCCGGGGCGGCCGGAAGAGATCGTCACCAGTGCCCTCTACCTCGCCAGCCCGGCATCCAGCTTCGTCACCGGCACCGTCATCCGCTGCGACGGGGGCTGCTGA
- a CDS encoding DNA topoisomerase IB, whose product MRHGWGYFDAEGNRITDRDEIDRLNAIGLPPAYRDAWFCPDPNGHIQAVGWDEKGRKQYRYHPDFRAAREDEKYNLCAAFGRGLPKLRERVEADLKLRGHPKEKTIAAIVKLLDIAHLRIGNETYAKSNKSFGVTTLRDRHAQIRGSTLKLQYKAKSGKLRMLTITDGSLARFVKRCQDLPGQKLFQYIDDCGEARPITSSDVNAYIKEAMGEDFTAKHFRTWGASVIAFETLAHAKKDISLKTLLAPVTERLGNTPAIARKSYVHPALIALIKDGQEAFRTSLNLPRTTRWLSRAERGLIAFLETGENGSTQQAA is encoded by the coding sequence ATGCGTCATGGGTGGGGCTATTTCGACGCTGAAGGCAATCGCATCACCGATCGCGACGAGATCGACCGGCTGAACGCGATCGGCCTGCCGCCGGCCTATCGAGATGCGTGGTTCTGTCCCGATCCGAACGGACATATTCAGGCGGTTGGCTGGGACGAAAAGGGCCGGAAGCAATATCGCTATCACCCCGATTTTCGCGCCGCGCGCGAGGATGAGAAATACAATCTCTGCGCCGCCTTCGGCCGCGGGCTCCCCAAGCTGCGGGAGCGGGTCGAGGCTGATCTGAAGCTGCGGGGCCATCCAAAGGAGAAGACGATCGCCGCGATCGTCAAGCTGCTGGACATCGCGCACCTGCGCATCGGCAATGAGACTTACGCCAAGAGCAACAAGAGCTTCGGCGTCACCACATTGCGCGATCGCCACGCCCAGATCCGTGGCAGCACGCTGAAGCTGCAGTACAAGGCCAAATCCGGCAAGCTGCGGATGCTGACCATTACCGACGGCAGCCTCGCCCGCTTCGTGAAGCGCTGTCAGGATCTGCCCGGGCAGAAGCTGTTCCAGTATATCGATGATTGCGGCGAGGCACGCCCGATCACATCCTCGGACGTCAACGCCTACATCAAGGAAGCGATGGGTGAGGATTTCACCGCCAAGCACTTCCGCACCTGGGGAGCGAGCGTGATTGCTTTTGAAACCTTGGCGCATGCGAAGAAGGACATCAGCCTGAAGACGCTGCTCGCGCCGGTTACGGAGCGCTTGGGCAACACGCCCGCGATCGCCAGGAAGTCTTATGTTCATCCCGCGCTGATCGCCTTGATCAAGGATGGGCAGGAAGCGTTCCGCACAAGCTTGAACCTGCCGCGCACCACGCGCTGGCTCAGCCGGGCCGAACGCGGCTTGATCGCCTTTCTAGAAACGGGCGAGAACGGCAGCACGCAACAGGCGGCGTGA
- a CDS encoding HNH endonuclease has protein sequence MAAAEARSETPLPAACALCRRPLGSRIEWHHVVPKSRGGTQTAPVHPICHRAIHATVDNKTLARLANMEAVRALPTMARFLGWIANKPADFHAPTYRPR, from the coding sequence ATGGCCGCCGCGGAAGCGCGCAGTGAAACACCGTTACCAGCCGCCTGCGCTTTGTGTCGCCGGCCACTTGGCTCGCGGATCGAGTGGCATCACGTCGTCCCAAAAAGCAGAGGCGGGACGCAAACCGCACCGGTTCACCCGATCTGCCATCGGGCGATCCATGCTACTGTCGACAATAAAACATTGGCACGTTTGGCGAACATGGAAGCGGTACGCGCCTTGCCAACGATGGCGCGCTTCCTCGGCTGGATCGCGAACAAGCCAGCGGACTTTCACGCGCCCACCTACCGGCCACGATAG
- a CDS encoding SDR family NAD(P)-dependent oxidoreductase: MRFKSKVALITGGGSGIGAATARLMAREGAMVVVVDLAPGAAQAIADETGGLALTADVADRAAVEAFVARTAEEHGRIDILVNNAGIGCFGRTPELEPETWERVIAIDLNAVFYACRAAIPHMTGRNSAIVNTASISGLGGDYGFTAYNAAKAGVINYTRSLAVDHAREGIRVNCLCPGLIATPLTAGAKAIPGLEAGWHDTIPMGRAGTPEEMAEVIAFLASDAASYVTGAAFVADGGQTAWTGQPNLYRYAAAAAEGAAA; this comes from the coding sequence ATGCGGTTCAAGAGCAAGGTGGCGCTCATCACTGGCGGTGGTTCCGGCATCGGCGCGGCGACGGCCCGGCTGATGGCACGCGAAGGCGCGATGGTCGTGGTAGTGGATCTGGCACCTGGGGCGGCACAGGCGATTGCTGACGAAACCGGCGGCCTCGCGCTCACCGCCGACGTCGCCGATCGCGCCGCGGTAGAAGCGTTCGTCGCCCGCACCGCCGAGGAACACGGCCGCATCGACATTCTCGTCAACAATGCCGGGATCGGGTGCTTTGGCCGCACGCCCGAGCTTGAGCCGGAGACATGGGAGCGGGTAATCGCGATCGATCTGAACGCCGTCTTCTACGCCTGTCGCGCCGCCATCCCACATATGACCGGACGCAACAGCGCGATCGTCAACACTGCGTCGATTTCCGGGCTGGGTGGCGACTATGGATTCACCGCGTACAATGCGGCGAAGGCCGGCGTCATCAACTACACCCGCAGCCTCGCGGTCGATCACGCCCGGGAGGGTATCCGCGTCAACTGTCTCTGCCCGGGCCTCATCGCCACGCCGCTCACCGCCGGCGCGAAGGCGATCCCCGGCCTCGAAGCAGGCTGGCACGATACCATCCCGATGGGGCGCGCTGGCACGCCGGAGGAAATGGCCGAGGTGATCGCCTTCCTCGCCTCCGACGCCGCCTCCTATGTCACCGGCGCCGCGTTCGTCGCAGACGGCGGCCAGACCGCCTGGACCGGCCAGCCCAACCTCTACCGCTACGCCGCCGCGGCGGCGGAAGGCGCCGCCGCATGA
- a CDS encoding helix-turn-helix transcriptional regulator: MDAAAHALADRAELITPSTNYRVATGVSQSLRTIAWEESYDAIKPRLVDDAYLDLCSDLRIPFGCQTNLIVEPDGLVGFALLRSQRNGATTTETRALFASVCSSAGAAVALQLGLEREGYKLVAGALEAMSIACFVLDRSMAVRGTSRAAEDLLANGTLMLVDGHVASPSPAVQRLLAKATNDVMTGRLAATSVAAPDPAGALTLKIHRLPAREWNMGFAPYAILIVNHPGADNAAHVALLRETYGLTVAEAEIAVMLRLGRARDAICAARAITRETLRSHLRSLFAKLGVKRETEAIHLLHTLLH, encoded by the coding sequence ATGGACGCTGCCGCCCACGCGCTGGCCGATCGCGCGGAACTTATAACCCCGTCGACCAACTATCGCGTGGCGACCGGCGTTTCCCAGTCATTGCGCACCATCGCCTGGGAAGAGAGCTACGACGCAATCAAGCCACGGCTGGTCGATGATGCCTATCTCGATCTCTGCAGTGATCTTCGGATCCCCTTTGGCTGCCAGACCAACCTGATCGTCGAACCGGATGGCCTTGTCGGCTTCGCTTTACTCCGGTCCCAGCGGAACGGGGCCACAACCACGGAGACGCGCGCCCTGTTTGCGAGCGTGTGTTCGTCCGCGGGAGCTGCGGTTGCGCTCCAGCTGGGGCTGGAGCGGGAGGGCTATAAACTGGTCGCCGGCGCACTGGAGGCGATGAGCATCGCGTGCTTCGTGCTGGATCGCTCCATGGCCGTGCGCGGGACGAGCCGGGCGGCCGAAGATCTTCTCGCCAATGGTACGCTCATGCTGGTCGATGGTCATGTCGCATCACCGTCGCCCGCGGTTCAGCGCCTGCTGGCGAAGGCGACGAATGACGTCATGACGGGGCGGCTGGCTGCCACCAGCGTGGCAGCTCCTGACCCCGCCGGCGCGTTGACCTTGAAGATCCACCGCCTGCCCGCACGCGAGTGGAACATGGGATTTGCGCCCTATGCGATCCTGATCGTCAACCATCCCGGCGCGGACAACGCGGCGCATGTCGCTCTCCTTCGCGAGACGTACGGGCTGACCGTCGCGGAAGCGGAGATTGCCGTGATGCTTCGCCTTGGCCGCGCAAGGGATGCAATATGCGCCGCGCGCGCCATCACCCGGGAAACCCTGCGCAGTCACTTGCGATCTTTATTCGCCAAGCTGGGTGTGAAGAGGGAGACCGAGGCCATTCACCTGCTTCACACCCTGCTGCATTGA
- a CDS encoding alpha/beta fold hydrolase → MTSSWSPPADSGITIRDVTVNGHTFEVAEAGSGDHLILCLHGFPELNFSWRYQMPLLAEMGYRAWAPNQRGYGASFRPKGVANYTPDKIVEDAAALFDASGAKKLTLMAHDWGGAIAWLFAIWKKRPIERLVVMNLPHPACFAEALKHGPQRKRSWYVAFFQLPVVPEWSLGRNDAKGIREAFRGMAVDKSRFPDDVLDVYAKAAQRPGALTAMVNWYRAAARHRRSMPTGDGKVDVPTLIVWGEEDKALGLETLDGTDRYVPDLTIRRLSGVSHWVQQEAPEAVNAILTEWLPRA, encoded by the coding sequence ATGACCTCCAGCTGGTCTCCGCCCGCGGACAGCGGCATCACGATCCGGGACGTGACGGTGAATGGCCATACGTTCGAGGTGGCGGAGGCCGGCAGCGGCGATCACCTGATCCTGTGCCTTCACGGCTTCCCGGAGCTGAATTTCTCCTGGCGCTACCAGATGCCGCTGCTGGCTGAGATGGGCTACCGTGCTTGGGCGCCCAATCAGCGTGGCTATGGCGCGTCTTTCCGCCCCAAAGGCGTCGCGAACTACACCCCCGACAAGATCGTCGAGGACGCCGCGGCGCTGTTCGACGCGAGCGGCGCGAAGAAACTTACGCTGATGGCACACGATTGGGGCGGCGCAATCGCCTGGCTGTTCGCGATCTGGAAGAAGCGCCCGATCGAGCGGCTGGTCGTCATGAACCTGCCTCACCCCGCCTGCTTCGCCGAAGCGCTGAAGCACGGGCCGCAGCGCAAGCGCAGCTGGTACGTCGCCTTTTTCCAGCTCCCCGTCGTCCCCGAATGGTCGCTCGGCCGCAACGATGCGAAGGGCATCCGCGAGGCGTTCCGCGGCATGGCGGTCGACAAGAGCCGCTTTCCCGACGACGTTCTTGATGTCTACGCCAAAGCCGCGCAGCGCCCCGGCGCGCTCACCGCGATGGTAAATTGGTACCGCGCCGCCGCCCGCCACCGGCGATCGATGCCGACCGGCGACGGCAAGGTCGACGTGCCGACGCTGATCGTCTGGGGTGAGGAGGACAAGGCGCTCGGCCTCGAAACGCTCGACGGCACTGACCGCTACGTGCCGGACCTGACGATCCGGCGGCTGTCCGGCGTGTCGCACTGGGTGCAGCAGGAAGCGCCGGAGGCGGTGAACGCGATCCTAACGGAGTGGCTGCCGAGGGCGTGA
- the arfB gene encoding alternative ribosome rescue aminoacyl-tRNA hydrolase ArfB, whose amino-acid sequence MIDVPEEALEERFLAASGPGGQNVNKVATACQLRVDVFRLGLHPETYRRLKLLAGSRLTTSGTLVITARRFRTQEANRTDARERLAELLVKAEEREARRVKTKPSRAAKAKRLDEKKGRSTVKAARGKIRDY is encoded by the coding sequence ATGATTGACGTGCCCGAGGAGGCGCTGGAGGAGCGCTTCCTCGCCGCCTCCGGGCCCGGTGGACAGAATGTCAACAAGGTGGCCACGGCATGCCAGCTACGCGTCGATGTCTTTCGTCTTGGACTGCATCCGGAAACCTACAGGCGGCTAAAGCTGCTGGCGGGATCTCGGTTGACGACATCGGGAACGCTGGTGATCACCGCGCGGCGCTTTCGCACTCAGGAAGCCAATCGCACCGATGCGCGCGAGCGTCTGGCCGAATTGCTCGTCAAAGCGGAGGAACGCGAGGCGCGCCGCGTGAAGACCAAGCCGAGCCGCGCGGCCAAGGCGAAGCGGCTCGACGAAAAGAAGGGCAGAAGCACCGTCAAGGCAGCCCGGGGCAAGATCCGGGACTATTGA
- the fdhD gene encoding formate dehydrogenase accessory sulfurtransferase FdhD: MTGEVRPAAVERHFIEVPATGPTRPVSRALADEVPIAIECNGLAYAVLMATPSSVEELAAGFALGERLIDGADDLRAIDVQDAGEGILARITLARRVAERITQRVRHRSSDASCGLCGVETLAQALRPLPAAARWNGDDAAVFAAYHALRDHQPLNARTGAVHAAAACSRAGEVRATYEDVGRHNAFDKLIGSMLLRGQGWDGGFALLTSRCSYELVEKAVLAGCPMLATISAPTQLAVERAATAGLALRSLVRADTLLATE, from the coding sequence ATGACAGGCGAGGTTAGGCCGGCGGCGGTTGAACGCCACTTCATCGAGGTGCCTGCCACAGGGCCGACCAGGCCAGTGTCGCGGGCGCTGGCCGACGAGGTGCCGATCGCGATCGAGTGCAACGGCCTGGCCTATGCCGTGCTGATGGCAACGCCCTCTTCGGTGGAGGAGCTGGCAGCCGGTTTTGCGCTTGGCGAGCGTTTGATCGATGGCGCGGATGACCTCCGCGCCATCGACGTTCAGGATGCGGGAGAGGGGATCCTTGCCCGCATCACGCTGGCACGGCGTGTGGCGGAGCGGATCACGCAGCGCGTACGTCACCGCAGTTCGGACGCATCCTGCGGCCTTTGCGGCGTGGAGACGCTGGCTCAGGCATTGCGACCGCTGCCCGCCGCCGCACGCTGGAACGGCGACGATGCCGCGGTGTTCGCGGCCTATCACGCGCTGCGGGATCACCAGCCGCTCAACGCGCGGACCGGTGCGGTTCATGCCGCCGCCGCCTGCTCGCGCGCTGGTGAGGTGCGCGCGACCTATGAGGACGTTGGGCGCCACAATGCATTCGACAAACTGATCGGGTCGATGCTGCTGCGGGGACAGGGATGGGACGGCGGCTTTGCGCTGCTGACGTCCCGCTGCTCCTACGAGCTGGTGGAGAAGGCGGTGCTTGCGGGATGCCCGATGCTGGCCACCATATCAGCTCCGACGCAGCTTGCGGTGGAGCGCGCCGCGACTGCGGGGCTGGCGCTGCGATCGCTCGTGCGCGCGGATACCTTGCTGGCGACCGAGTGA